One window of Triticum dicoccoides isolate Atlit2015 ecotype Zavitan chromosome 5A, WEW_v2.0, whole genome shotgun sequence genomic DNA carries:
- the LOC119301591 gene encoding probable polygalacturonase — MAEIAVGVSSPRASVAAAAAAAAASASSGPAVLSSPRAALSRGAHQFHHRRWAPPAISPSYRAYLVALWLVGFVLVFLWQNTSMGRLRLYNRPPMPKRAPSAAASMGQWVASPPVYDLREFGGVGDGRTVNTAAFEAAVAAISERGGGRLTVPAGRWLTAPFNLTSHMTLFLAAGAEILGVQDERYWPLMSPLPSYGYGREHKGPRYGSLIHGQDLKDVIITGHNGTINGQGQSWWIKFRKKLLNHTRGPLVQLMRSSNITISNITLRDSPFWTLHLYDCKDVTVSGTTILAPIAGAPNTDGIDPDSCENVMIENCYISVGDDGVAIKSGWDQYGIAYGRPSTNITVRNVIIRSMVSAGVSIGSEMSGGVSNVLVENVHIWSSRRGVRIKTAPGRGAYVNNIVYRNITLENVRVGIVIKTDYNEHPDERFDPKAVPVVGNISYMSIHGQRVRVPVRIQGSAEIPVRNVTFHDMSVGILDKKHHVFQCSFVQGQVIGYVFPVPCKNLDLYNERREMVKQSTLQNISDIDYSF; from the exons ATGGCGGAGATCGCCGTCGGCGTCTCCTCCCCGCGCgcctccgtcgccgccgcagccgccgcggcggcggcgtcggccTCCTCCGGCCCGGCGGTGCTGTCCTCCCCGCGCGCCGCGCTAAGCCGGGGCGCGCACCAGTTCCACCACCGGCGGTGGGCGCCGCCGGCGATCTCGCCGTCCTACAGGGCGTACCTGGTCGCGCTCTGGCTCGTCGGCTTCGTGCTCGTCTTCCTGTGGCAGAACACCTCCATGGGCCGCCTGCGGCTCTACAACCGGCCGCCCATGCCCAAGCGCGCGCCGTCTGCCGCAGCCTCGATGGGCCAGTGGGTGGCCTCGCCGCCGGTGTACGACTTGAGGGAGTTTGGGGGCGTCGGGGACGGGCGGACGGTCAACACGGCGGCCTTCGAGGCCGCGGTGGCGGCCATCTCGGAGAGGGGCGGCGGGAGGCTCACCGTGCCTGCCGGCCGGTGGCTCACCGCGCCGTTTAACCTCACCAGCCACATGACGCTCTTCCTCGCTGCAGGCGCTGAGATCCTCGGGGTCCAG GATGAAAGATACTGGCCATTGATGTCCCCATTACCGTCATATGGATACGGAAGAGAGCATAAGGGACCTCGATATGGGAGCCTAATACATGGTCAAGACCTGAAGGATGTGATTATAACCG GTCATAATGGCACTATAAATGGGCAAGGCCAAAGTTGGTGGATCAAATTTCGCAAGAAACTCCTCAATCACACCAGGGGTCCTCTTGTTCAGCTCATGCGGTCAAGTAACATTACTATTTCTAACATCACATTACGTGATTCTCCCTTCTGGACACTTCATCTGTATGACTGCAAGGATGTCACAGTCTCGGGAACTACTATTCTGGCTCCAATTGCTGGGGCTCCAAACACCGACGGGATAGATCCAG ATTCTTGCGAGAATGTGATGATTGAAAATTGCTATATTTCTGTTGGTGATGACGGGGTAGCTATAAAGAGTGGTTGGGATCAATATGGAATTGCTTATGGGCGTCCGTCTACTAACATCACTGTTCGCAATGTCATAATCCGCTCAATGGTCAG TGCTGGCGTGTCTATAGGAAGCGAGATGTCTGGTGGTGTCTCAAACGTTTTGGTAGAGAACGTCCACATTTGGAGTTCGCGGCGAGGTGTGAGGATAAAGACTGCCCCTGGAAGAGGGGCCTATGTAAACAACATTGTCTACAGAAACATAACCCTAGAAAACGTCCGGGTTGGTATCGTGATAAAGACCGACTATAACGAGCACCCAGATGAACGGTTCGACCCGAAGGCTGTTCCTGTTGTCGGTAACATCTCTTATATGTCAATCCATGGGCAAAGGGTGCGGGTACCCGTCAGGATACAAGGGAGCGCAGAGATCCCCGTGAGGAATGTTACTTTCCATGATATGTCGGTTGGTATACTTGACAAGAAGCACCATGTTTTCCAGTGCTCCTTCGTCCAGGGGCAGGTCATCGGCTATGTTTTCCCTGTGCCCTGCAAGAACCTGGACCTGTACAATGAGCGGCGCGAGATGGTTAAACAATCGACACTGCAGAACATTTCAGATATCGACTACAGTTTCTGA